From the genome of Vicia villosa cultivar HV-30 ecotype Madison, WI linkage group LG2, Vvil1.0, whole genome shotgun sequence, one region includes:
- the LOC131652520 gene encoding pentatricopeptide repeat-containing protein At4g37170 produces the protein MAFRRFFSSSSQFRHASPKNLNLNAKDSTLSHLPEHRKSEELIEVLCQQKRLKEAVDSLHRIHQPSPRIYSTLIAACVRHRSLELGKKVHAHTKASNFIPGIVISNRLLHMYSKCGSLIDAQMVFDGMPQKDLCSWNTMISGYANIGRLEQARKLFDEMPQRDNFSWNAVISGYVSRHRHREALDLFRIMQVNESSSSNMFTLSSALTAAAAIHSLRLGKEIHGYLIRTELNLDEVVWTALLDLYGKCGSLDEARGIFDQMADRDVVSWTTMIHRCLEDGRKKEGFSLFRDLMGSGVRPNEYTFAGVLNACADLAAERVGKEVHGYMTRIGYDLCSFAASALVHVYSKCGNTEIARRVFNQMPRPDLVSWTSLIVGYAQNGQPDMALHYFEMLLQSGTKPDEITFVGVLSACTHAGLVDKGLEYFHSVKEKHGLKHTADHYACVIDLLARSGRFNEAENIIDSMPMKPDKFLWASLLGGCRIHGNLELAERAAKALFEIEPKNPATYITLANIYANAGMWTEVAKVRKDMDNRGIVKKPGKSWIEIKRQVHVFLVGDTSHPKISDIHDFLGELSKKMKEEGYVPDTNFVLHDVEEEQKEQNISYHSERLAVAFGIMSTPPGTAIKVYKNLRTCVDCHTAMKYISKIVQRKIIVRDSNRFHCFENGRCSCKDYW, from the coding sequence ATGGCATTCCGGAGatttttttcctcttcttctcaATTCCGCCATGCCTCTCCTAAAAATCTCAATCTCAACGCCAAAGACTCTACCCTCTCTCACCTTCCCGAACACCGCAAATCCGAAGAGCTCATTGAAGTTTTATGTCAACAGAAGCGCCTCAAGGAGGCCGTCGATTCCCTCCATCGCATTCACCAACCCTCCCCTCGTATCTACTCCACTCTCATTGCTGCTTGTGTCCGCCATCGATCACTTGAATTGGGTAAAAAGGTCCATGCACACACCAAAGCTTCTAACTTCATTCCTGGCATTGTCATCTCCAATCGTTTGCTTCATATGTATTCCAAATGTGGGAGTCTTATTGATGCCCAGATGGTGTTTGATGGAATGCCACAAAAGGATTTGTGTTCTTGGAATACCATGATATCTGGTTACGCTAACATCGGTCGTCTTGAACAAGCTAggaaactgtttgatgaaatgcctcaaagagATAACTTCTCTTGGAATGCTGTTATTTCTGGTTATGTTAGCCGTCATCGACATAGGGAAGCTTTGGATTTGTTTAGAATAATGCAGGTGAATGAGAGTTCCAGCTCTAATATGTTTACTTTGTCTAGTGCTTTGACGGCGGCGGCTGCTATACATAGTTTGCGTCTTGGGAAGGAAATTCATGGTTACTTGATAAGGACTGAGTTGAACTTGGATGAGGTGGTTTGGACTGCTCTTTTGGATTTGTATGGTAAGTGCGGGAGCTTAGATGAAGCTAGGGGTATTTTTGATCAGATGGCTGATAGAGATGTTGTTTCATGGACTACCATGATTCATAGATGCTTAGAAGATGGAAGAAAGAAAGAGGGATTTTCATTGTTCAGAGATTTGATGGGTTCAGGTGTTAGACCAAATGAATATACATTTGCTGGTGTTTTAAATGCATGTGCCGATCTTGCTGCTGAACGCGTGGGAAAGGAGGTTCACGGGTACATGACGCGGATAGGGTATGACCTGTGTTCGTTTGCTGCGAGTGCTCTTGTCCATGTGTACTCTAAGTGTGGGAACACTGAAATTGCAAGAAGGGTGTTTAACCAGATGCCTCGCCCAGATTTGGTGTCATGGACTTCTCTAATTGTTGGGTATGCTCAGAACGGTCAACCCGACATGGCTCTTCATTATTTTGAAATGCTACTTCAATCAGGTACAAAGCCTGACGAAATTACCTTTGTTGGGGTTCTTTCTGCATGCACTCATGCTGGATTAGTAGATAAAGGGTTGGAGTATTTCCATTCAGTGAAAGAGAAACATGGATTGAAGCATACTGCAGATCATTATGCTTGTGTTATTGATTTATTGGCACGATCTGGACGATTCAATGAGGCAGAGAATATTATTGATAGCATGCCCATGAAGCCTGATAAATTCCTTTGGGCATCCTTACTTGGGGGATGTAGAATACATGGGAACCTTGAACTAGCTGAAAGAGCAGCAAAAGCATTATTTGAGATAGAACCAAAGAATCCAGCTACCTATATCACCCTGGCTAATATTTATGCTAATGCTGGTATGTGGACTGAGGTAGCCAAGGTTCGAAAGGATATGGACAATAGGGGAATAGTAAAGAAGCCAGGGAAGAGCTGGATTGAAATTAAAAGGCAAGTGCATGTGTTCTTAGTAGGCGATACATCTCACCCCAAAATAAGTGATATACATGACTTCTTAGGAGAGCTCTCAAAGAAAATGAAGGAAGAAGGCTACGTTCCAGACACAAACTTTGTGCTACATGATGTGGAGGAGGAGCAGAAAGAGCAAAACATTTCTTACCACAGTGAGAGGCTTGCTGTTGCCTTTGGAATAATGTCAACTCCACCAGGAACTGCAATCAAAGTTTATAAAAATTTAAGAACTTGTGTAGACTGTCACACTGCAATGAAATACATATCAAAGATTGTTCAAAGAAAAATAATAGTGAGAGATTCAAATAGGTTTCATTGTTTTGAGAACGGAAGATGCTCGTGCAAAGACTATTGGTAG